A window from Corynebacterium urealyticum DSM 7109 encodes these proteins:
- a CDS encoding ABC transporter ATP-binding protein: MSGLSKSFGDTRAVDNLNLRIPRGSMYGVVGPNGAGKTTALTIATGLLEPTSGNAWICGIPMWDHASAEQVMASKQRFGLLADGLPIFDRLTAREYLDYLGHLRGMDPQVIEQRTEELLEAMDLTGAEGRYIVDFSAGMTKKILLAGAMLHGPEVLILDEPFEAVDPVSGQVIRDILRRYVAAGGTVVMSSHVMELVEGLCDHVAIIADGRVLRAGTIDEVRQGQPLNEVFVSLVGGRSLSQGSFSWLGTQGDAQ, from the coding sequence CGCCGTCGATAACCTCAACCTTCGCATCCCCCGGGGCAGCATGTACGGCGTCGTCGGACCCAACGGTGCCGGAAAGACCACCGCACTGACCATCGCGACCGGGCTGCTGGAGCCCACCAGCGGCAACGCCTGGATCTGCGGCATCCCGATGTGGGATCACGCCTCTGCCGAGCAGGTCATGGCATCGAAGCAGCGCTTCGGGCTGTTGGCGGATGGGCTGCCCATCTTCGACCGGCTCACCGCCCGGGAATACCTCGACTACTTGGGCCACCTGCGCGGAATGGACCCGCAGGTCATCGAGCAGCGCACCGAGGAGCTCCTGGAGGCGATGGACCTCACCGGCGCAGAGGGTAGGTACATCGTGGACTTCTCCGCGGGCATGACTAAGAAGATCCTGCTCGCCGGGGCCATGCTACACGGCCCAGAAGTACTGATCCTGGACGAGCCATTCGAGGCCGTCGACCCGGTCTCCGGGCAGGTCATTCGGGACATCCTGCGCCGCTACGTCGCGGCCGGCGGCACCGTCGTCATGAGTTCGCACGTCATGGAGTTGGTCGAAGGCCTGTGCGACCACGTGGCCATCATCGCCGACGGTCGGGTGCTGCGCGCCGGCACCATCGACGAGGTCCGCCAGGGTCAACCCCTCAACGAGGTCTTCGTCTCCCTCGTGGGCGGTCGCAGCCTTTCGCAGGGCTCCTTCAGCTGGCTCGGTACTCAAGGAGACGCCCAGTGA